A single region of the Chelmon rostratus isolate fCheRos1 chromosome 5, fCheRos1.pri, whole genome shotgun sequence genome encodes:
- the hs3st1l2 gene encoding heparan sulfate (glucosamine) 3-O-sulfotransferase 1-like 2, whose translation MLWTVLLALLVLVLLQTQLSVCLRELRSGGSSSPAYSSSSSSPSSNATQQRLPGAIIIGVRKGGTRALLEMLNLHPDVEVAKAEVHYFNVEEHYRRGLAWYRAQMPFTLPDQLTVEKTPGYFAAPQVPARVWDMNPAVRLLLIVRDPAERLVSDYTQVLHNRLTRHKPYQPLEELLIHKGHIDPGYKALQRSLYHQHLARWLEVFPREQIHVVDGDALIRDPFPELRKAERFLDLPPRISPNNFYYNTTKGFYCLLSAGHDKCLDESKGRPHAPLSTQAFKKLCRYFRKPNKLFFEMVGRSFSWC comes from the exons aTGCTGTGGACAGTGCTACTAGCGCTGCTGGtactggtgctgctgcagactcagctgtctgtgtgcttAAGGGAATTACGCAGTGGGGGTTCCAGCTCCCCTGCCtactcctcttcatcatcctctccctcctccaacGCCACCCAGCAGCGGCTGCCCGGAGCTATTATTATTGGCGTGCGGAAAGGCGGCACCAGAGCCCTGCTGGAGATGCTCAACCTGCACCCAGATGTGGAAGTGGCAAAGGCCGAG GTACACTACTTCAACGTGGAGGAGCACTACCGCCGAGGCCTGGCCTGGTACCGAGCCCAGATGCCCTTCACCCTCCCTGATCAGCTGACAGTGGAGAAGACCCCCGGCTACTTTGCGGCCCCTCAGGTTCCCGCACGTGTCTGGGACATGAACCCCGCCGTCCGCTTGTTGCTCATCGTCCGGGATCCAGCCGAGAGGCTGGTCTCCGACTACACCCAGGTCCTGCACAATCGCTTGACCCGCCACAAGCCCTACCAGCCGCTAGAGGAGCTCCTGATCCACAAGGGCCACATTGACCCTGGGTACAAGGCGCTGCAGAGGAGCCTGTACCACCAGCATCTGGCCCGCTGGCTGGAGGTCTTCCCCAGGGAGCAGATCCATGTGGTGGACGGTGACGCCCTCATTCGGGATCCCTTCCCCGAGCTGAGAAAGGCTGAGAGGTTTCTGGACCTGCCGCCCAGGATAAGCCCCAACAACTTCTACTACAACACCACCAAGGGCTTCTACTGCCTCCTGTCTGCCGGACACGACAAGTGCCTGGACGAGTCTAAAGGCAGGCCGCATGCCCCGCTGAGCACCCAGGCCTTTAAGAAGCTTTGCCGCTACTTCAGGAAGCCCAACAAGTTGTTCTTTGAAATGGTGGGGAGGTCGTTTTCCTGGTGCTGA